One Mixta gaviniae genomic window carries:
- a CDS encoding YgiW/YdeI family stress tolerance OB fold protein, with protein sequence MKKHAAMVAMVALFTMPALAAQSGGFVDPNAPQTEAQKGGFKGPQNVVTVKEAKEMKDDSWATVRGTIEKRLSDDDYLFRDETGTLSVEIDDKDWQGQSVSPKDKVELQGEIDKAFNDAQLEVKQVRKIQ encoded by the coding sequence ATGAAAAAGCATGCTGCAATGGTTGCGATGGTTGCTCTGTTCACGATGCCGGCATTGGCGGCGCAGAGCGGCGGCTTTGTTGATCCGAACGCGCCGCAGACCGAAGCGCAGAAAGGCGGCTTTAAAGGGCCGCAGAATGTGGTGACGGTAAAAGAAGCGAAAGAGATGAAAGATGACAGCTGGGCGACGGTGCGCGGCACAATCGAAAAACGCCTCAGCGATGACGACTATCTGTTCCGTGACGAAACGGGGACGCTCTCCGTCGAGATTGATGATAAAGACTGGCAAGGCCAGAGCGTCTCTCCCAAAGATAAAGTCGAGCTGCAGGGAGAGATCGATAAGGCCTTCAACGATGCGCAGCTGGAAGTGAAGCAGGTGCGCAAGATTCAGTGA
- the budA gene encoding acetolactate decarboxylase, which produces MSHSVTDCLCEKQLTDTISAMRKEQPESVIYQTSLMSALLSGVYEGSRTIADLLKKGDFGLGTFNRLDGELIAFNSQVYQLRADGSANAARPDQRTPFAVMTFFQPQYEHRFDGPADRDAVHEIINQHITSDNQFCALRIDGRFTQVATRTVPCQHRPYKPMMEAVEQQPTFHFDQRDGVLIGFRTPQYMQGINVAGYHEHFITDDRQGGGHVLDYSLESGVLTFGAISKLVVDLPEDPDFLQANLNPDDLDSAIRAVES; this is translated from the coding sequence ATGTCGCATTCTGTAACCGATTGTTTATGCGAGAAACAACTCACTGATACGATTAGCGCCATGCGCAAAGAACAGCCAGAAAGCGTAATCTATCAGACCTCATTAATGAGCGCGCTGCTGAGCGGCGTCTACGAAGGGTCGCGCACCATCGCCGACCTGCTGAAAAAAGGCGACTTCGGCCTGGGCACCTTCAACCGTCTCGATGGCGAGCTGATCGCGTTTAACAGTCAGGTTTACCAGCTGCGCGCCGACGGCAGCGCCAACGCGGCCCGTCCGGACCAGCGTACACCCTTCGCGGTGATGACCTTTTTCCAGCCGCAATATGAACATCGCTTCGACGGCCCGGCCGATCGTGACGCGGTGCATGAGATTATCAATCAACACATTACGTCGGATAACCAGTTCTGCGCGCTGCGTATCGATGGCCGTTTTACCCAGGTCGCCACGCGTACCGTGCCCTGTCAGCACCGTCCCTATAAGCCGATGATGGAAGCGGTGGAACAGCAGCCGACGTTCCATTTCGACCAGCGTGACGGCGTGCTGATCGGCTTCCGCACGCCGCAATATATGCAGGGCATCAACGTCGCCGGCTATCACGAGCATTTCATTACCGATGACCGTCAGGGCGGTGGTCACGTACTGGATTATAGCCTGGAGTCGGGCGTGCTGACCTTCGGCGCCATCAGCAAGCTGGTGGTCGATCTGCCTGAGGACCCCGATTTTCTGCAGGCCAATCTCAACCCTGACGATCTCGACAGCGCCATTCGCGCGGTTGAAAGCTAA
- the rbsD gene encoding D-ribose pyranase has protein sequence MKKSPLLNAEISAVVARLGHTDSLTIGDAGLPIPPGPQRIDLAVTHGIPTFLQVAQAVTHEMQVESAVIAEEIREHNAGLHRELLALLASLQQQQGNAIRIEYVPHEHFKTLTQRSQAVVRSGECTPYANIILTAGVTF, from the coding sequence ATGAAAAAAAGCCCCCTACTTAACGCCGAAATATCCGCCGTCGTCGCCCGTCTTGGCCATACCGATAGCCTGACGATTGGCGACGCCGGTCTGCCGATCCCGCCAGGGCCGCAGCGCATCGATTTAGCCGTGACGCACGGTATTCCTACCTTTTTACAGGTGGCGCAGGCGGTCACTCATGAGATGCAGGTGGAAAGCGCGGTTATTGCCGAAGAGATCCGCGAGCATAACGCCGGGCTGCACCGTGAACTGCTGGCGCTGCTGGCGTCACTACAGCAGCAGCAGGGCAACGCTATCCGCATTGAGTATGTCCCGCACGAACATTTCAAAACCTTAACGCAACGGAGCCAGGCGGTGGTGCGCAGCGGGGAATGCACCCCGTACGCCAATATTATCCTGACCGCCGGCGTGACCTTCTGA
- the alsS gene encoding acetolactate synthase AlsS, with amino-acid sequence MKSDMQKEWAHGADLIVAQLEAQGVKQVFGIPGAKVDKVFDSLVDSSIQTIPVRHEANAAFMAAAVGRLTGKAGVALVTSGPGCSNLITGMATATSEGDPVVALGGAVKRADSAKLVHQSMDTVGMFRPITKYAVEVGAPDALGEILANAFRYAELGRPGGAFVSLPQDIVDGPVRGNVLAPAGELLLGSAPEGAINAVADKIAKAKNPIILLGLMASQPHNATALHRLLERSHIPVTSTYQAAGAVSQSHFSRFAGRVGLFNNQAGDRLLRQADLIITIGYSPVEYEPAKWNSGHAELVHIDVLPAETDNCYQPDAELIGDIASTLEKLAARIEAPLHLSAESADILKDRQQQRELLAMRGHQLNQFALHPLRIVRAMQDIINKDVTLTVDMGSFHIWIARYLYSFRARQIMISNGQQTMGVALPWAIGAWLVDPSRKVVSVSGDGGFMQSSMELETAVRLGANVLHIIWVDNAYNMVAIQEEQKYQRVSGVKFGPIDFKAYAEAFGAAGFAVESADQLEPILRKAMDVQGPAVVAVPVDYADNPKLMGQLHLSQIL; translated from the coding sequence ATGAAAAGCGATATGCAAAAAGAATGGGCGCACGGCGCCGATTTAATTGTTGCCCAGCTGGAGGCGCAGGGCGTGAAGCAGGTGTTCGGCATTCCCGGTGCCAAAGTAGACAAAGTGTTCGATTCGCTGGTGGACTCCTCTATCCAGACCATCCCGGTTCGCCATGAAGCGAACGCGGCGTTTATGGCGGCAGCAGTAGGACGCCTGACCGGCAAAGCGGGCGTGGCGCTGGTCACTTCCGGCCCCGGCTGCTCTAACCTGATTACCGGTATGGCGACCGCCACTTCGGAAGGCGATCCGGTGGTGGCGTTAGGCGGCGCGGTGAAACGCGCGGACAGCGCCAAGCTGGTCCATCAGAGTATGGATACCGTCGGCATGTTCCGACCGATCACCAAATATGCGGTGGAAGTGGGCGCGCCCGATGCGCTGGGTGAAATCCTCGCCAATGCCTTCCGCTATGCGGAGCTGGGCCGTCCCGGCGGTGCCTTCGTCAGCCTGCCGCAGGATATTGTCGACGGACCGGTGCGCGGCAACGTGCTGGCCCCGGCGGGCGAGCTGCTGCTCGGTTCCGCGCCGGAAGGCGCCATCAATGCGGTCGCCGACAAAATTGCCAAAGCGAAAAACCCGATTATTCTGCTGGGCCTGATGGCCAGCCAGCCGCACAACGCTACCGCGCTGCATCGTCTGCTGGAACGCAGCCATATTCCGGTAACCAGCACCTATCAGGCGGCCGGCGCCGTTTCGCAGTCTCACTTTTCACGCTTTGCGGGCCGCGTAGGGCTGTTCAATAACCAGGCGGGCGACCGGCTGCTGCGTCAGGCGGATTTGATTATCACTATCGGCTACAGCCCGGTGGAATATGAGCCGGCGAAGTGGAACAGCGGTCACGCCGAGCTGGTGCATATTGATGTGCTGCCGGCGGAAACTGATAACTGCTATCAGCCGGACGCGGAGCTGATCGGCGATATCGCCTCAACGCTGGAGAAACTTGCCGCGCGGATTGAAGCGCCGCTGCACCTTAGCGCCGAGTCGGCGGATATCCTGAAGGATCGTCAGCAGCAGCGTGAACTGTTGGCGATGCGCGGTCATCAGCTGAACCAGTTTGCCCTGCATCCGTTGCGCATCGTACGCGCCATGCAGGACATCATTAATAAAGATGTCACCCTGACGGTGGATATGGGCAGCTTCCATATCTGGATCGCCCGCTATCTCTATAGTTTCCGCGCGCGTCAGATCATGATCTCCAACGGTCAGCAAACCATGGGCGTGGCGCTGCCGTGGGCGATCGGCGCCTGGCTGGTGGATCCGAGCCGCAAAGTGGTCTCGGTTTCGGGCGACGGCGGCTTTATGCAGTCGAGCATGGAGCTGGAAACGGCGGTGCGTCTGGGCGCCAACGTGCTGCACATTATCTGGGTCGATAACGCCTACAATATGGTGGCGATCCAGGAAGAGCAGAAATACCAGCGCGTTTCCGGCGTGAAGTTCGGCCCGATCGATTTCAAAGCCTATGCGGAAGCCTTCGGCGCCGCCGGCTTTGCGGTAGAAAGCGCCGATCAGCTGGAGCCGATCCTGCGCAAAGCGATGGACGTTCAGGGACCAGCGGTAGTCGCCGTGCCGGTCGATTATGCCGACAACCCGAAACTGATGGGGCAGCTGCACCTGAGCCAGATCCTGTAA
- a CDS encoding (S)-acetoin forming diacetyl reductase: MESKVALVTGSGQGIGKAIALRLAKDGFAVAVVDYNVETARQVAEEINGQGGKAVALQADVSDRDQVFAAVEQTQQQLGGFDVIVNNAGIAPTTLIEDITPEIVDKVYNINVKGVIWGIQAAVKAFKAQGRGGKIINASSQAGHVGNPELAVYSSSKFAVRGLTQTAARDLAPLGITVNAYCPGIVKTPMWDEIDRQVSAAAGQPPGYGTAEFAKRITLGRLSEPEDVAACVAFLAGPDSDYMTGQALLIDGGMVFS, translated from the coding sequence ATGGAAAGCAAAGTGGCACTGGTGACCGGTTCCGGTCAGGGCATTGGTAAAGCTATCGCGCTGCGGCTGGCAAAAGATGGATTTGCCGTCGCGGTTGTCGATTACAACGTGGAAACGGCGCGTCAGGTCGCCGAAGAGATTAACGGTCAGGGCGGCAAAGCGGTCGCTCTGCAGGCGGATGTCTCTGACCGCGATCAGGTCTTTGCGGCGGTAGAGCAGACCCAGCAGCAGCTGGGCGGCTTTGACGTTATCGTCAATAACGCCGGCATCGCGCCGACCACGCTTATCGAAGACATTACGCCGGAAATCGTTGATAAGGTGTACAACATCAACGTTAAAGGGGTGATCTGGGGCATTCAGGCGGCGGTGAAAGCGTTTAAGGCGCAGGGCCGTGGCGGCAAGATCATCAACGCCTCCTCTCAGGCGGGCCACGTCGGTAACCCGGAGCTGGCGGTTTACAGCTCCAGCAAGTTCGCCGTGCGCGGCCTGACCCAGACCGCTGCACGCGATCTGGCGCCGCTGGGCATTACCGTTAACGCTTACTGCCCGGGTATCGTCAAAACCCCGATGTGGGATGAGATCGATCGTCAGGTTTCCGCCGCTGCGGGTCAGCCGCCGGGATACGGCACCGCTGAGTTCGCGAAGCGCATTACGCTGGGACGTCTCTCTGAGCCGGAAGATGTCGCCGCCTGCGTCGCGTTCCTTGCCGGCCCCGATTCCGACTATATGACCGGACAGGCGCTGTTAATCGACGGCGGCATGGTCTTTAGCTAA
- a CDS encoding LysR family transcriptional regulator: MELRYLRYFVAVAQTRNFTRAAEMLGISQPPLSQQILRLEREIGTPLLRRLTRGVELTEAGEAFYQDACQILDLTGHALEKAKGIARGVTGKLSLGFASSVAFHQDIFRLLHTFQQQFPSVTLLPREASMSTLMQDLQEGLLDAAFVRLPCETSKAFHLKLIASEAMRIVLPASHPLSGQQEIRLTQLSDTPMVMFPREVAPSLYESIISACVRAGFQPQTGPQAPQISSAIGMVAAGFGFALVPESLSCVTMPGTRFLHCPEASLTTDVALAWRRWDRSPTLQHLLETLAQQLSAQDH; the protein is encoded by the coding sequence ATGGAACTACGGTATCTGCGTTATTTCGTCGCCGTCGCGCAAACGCGCAACTTTACGCGCGCCGCTGAAATGCTGGGGATCTCCCAGCCGCCGTTGAGCCAGCAGATATTGCGTCTGGAACGCGAGATCGGCACGCCGCTGCTCAGGCGCTTAACGCGCGGCGTGGAGTTGACGGAGGCGGGCGAAGCGTTTTATCAGGACGCCTGCCAGATCCTCGACCTGACCGGCCACGCGCTGGAGAAAGCGAAAGGGATCGCGCGCGGCGTTACCGGCAAACTTTCGCTCGGTTTCGCCAGTTCGGTCGCCTTTCATCAGGATATTTTTCGGCTGCTGCACACTTTTCAACAGCAGTTTCCGTCGGTAACGCTGCTGCCCCGCGAGGCGAGCATGTCGACGCTGATGCAGGATTTACAGGAAGGTTTGCTGGACGCCGCCTTTGTGCGCCTCCCCTGCGAGACCAGCAAAGCGTTTCATCTGAAACTGATTGCCAGTGAAGCGATGCGCATCGTACTCCCCGCCTCGCATCCGCTGAGCGGGCAGCAAGAGATACGGCTGACGCAGCTGAGCGATACGCCGATGGTGATGTTTCCACGCGAAGTGGCGCCCAGCCTGTATGAATCGATAATCAGCGCCTGCGTGCGCGCCGGCTTTCAACCGCAGACCGGGCCGCAGGCGCCGCAGATCTCTTCCGCCATCGGCATGGTCGCCGCCGGCTTCGGCTTCGCGCTGGTGCCGGAATCGCTGAGCTGTGTCACGATGCCGGGCACCCGTTTTCTGCACTGTCCGGAAGCGTCGCTGACCACCGACGTGGCGCTGGCCTGGCGACGCTGGGACCGCTCGCCGACGCTCCAGCATCTGCTGGAGACGCTGGCGCAGCAGCTGAGCGCACAGGATCACTGA
- the qseB gene encoding quorum sensing response regulator transcription factor QseB, whose translation MRILLIEDDRLIGDGIRAGLGKLGFSVDWLTDGQQGMQALSAATYDAVVLDLSLPQLDGLDILRAWRDRGEDIPVLILTARDAVAQRVEGLQQGADDYLCKPFALSEVAARLQALIRRRHGQLQPTLSHGSLSFDPAARAATLNGAPVELKPRELALLELFMLNPGRVLTRAQLEEKLYSWEQDVSSNAVEVHIHHLRKKLGNSFIRTVHGVGYTLGESA comes from the coding sequence ATGCGCATTCTGTTAATTGAAGACGACCGTTTAATTGGGGACGGCATCCGGGCGGGACTGGGCAAGCTGGGATTTAGCGTCGACTGGCTGACGGACGGCCAGCAGGGGATGCAGGCGCTGAGCGCGGCGACTTACGACGCCGTGGTGCTTGATCTCAGCCTGCCGCAGCTGGACGGGCTGGATATCCTGCGCGCCTGGCGCGACCGGGGCGAAGATATTCCGGTGCTGATCCTGACCGCGCGCGACGCGGTGGCGCAGCGGGTAGAAGGCCTGCAGCAGGGGGCGGATGATTACCTGTGCAAGCCTTTCGCCCTCAGCGAAGTCGCCGCGCGCCTGCAGGCGCTGATCCGCCGCCGTCACGGCCAGCTGCAGCCGACGCTGAGCCACGGTTCGCTGTCGTTCGATCCCGCGGCGCGTGCGGCGACGCTAAACGGCGCGCCGGTGGAGCTGAAGCCGCGCGAGCTGGCGTTGCTGGAGCTTTTTATGCTGAACCCGGGCCGCGTACTGACGCGGGCGCAGCTGGAAGAGAAGCTCTACAGCTGGGAGCAGGATGTCTCCAGCAACGCCGTGGAAGTCCATATCCATCATCTGCGCAAAAAACTGGGCAATAGCTTTATTCGCACGGTGCATGGCGTGGGCTATACGCTGGGGGAAAGCGCATGA